The DNA segment AGCAGCAGCGACGATGACAAAGGAAAGCCACGCAACTGCTAATCCAGTGTCCCTGGAGCCGTAGGGGTGGATCCGCCGCCCATTGGCCTCGGGTGCAGCGGGCCTCGGTTCCAGCGACGATCACAACAGCGCCAAGCCACGCGGTGGTGGATCAAGTGGCCTCGACCTCGGGAGGCCAGggcggatccaccgccgccagcctcgGGTGAGGTGGAGTCTCAGTGATGACAACGACAACAACGGCGGAACAACGGCAGTGGCGGATTGCATTGATGATGATTGGGACGGATTGCGGTAGTATAGATTGggagctagatttttttttattttgttttgcatGCGGTTGGCTTAACTTGACCATTCGTGGAATCCATTTTCGTGCGTGGTTGTACCGTCCATTTGAGAAAAATACCGATTTTCGTAGATAGTGTGGTTCAGCCGTTTGTGAAAATGTGTTTTGGCTAATTAATTACAGGTCTGACGAGGCAATACCAGGCGAGATATCGATCCGAACCAGTAGACGGTGTTTGGCCTCTTTGGGAGCAAGTCCTATGTCCATCGCCCGTTTATTTGGATCTATGTTCACGTGTACGCTAAAAATCGATAGACCAATTCAGTGCCgttccatgaaaaaaaaaacagacgacGCTGTCCTTCTAGATGATGGACGACAGGACGAGCCCACAAAGCACGACAACGATCCTCGATCCACGAACAAACAGCCGGTTAGTCATCGAAAATAAGCTACGCCCTCTCAATTTCAAATATAGCGTGGAACTATCTTTTTTcgatgttttataatataagacttaTATGTaaacatttaattaattaactagcgTATCCCTTCCTCCAGATTCATTTTTGAAAATCCTTTACTCTCTAAATCACTAAATACAcagagtataaatatgtaccgTAAAAAATACCCGTACGTTACAAcgggaaaaaataaaagtacACCAAATATTAAATAACTTTAAAATGACATTATTTTTCATAACATGGTGTAACATATGTTTTCTTTCCGTGTAGAAGCACagtgtatatgtttttttttccatatatttataaattattttattacaGTAATAAAGAAATATTTATTCATATTTGTGGCTTAGAAATCAACACattaattgaaagaaaaaatacacCGTTGATCATAGGGGATCTAGAAAAAGTTTTGGTCCATGTTTAAATATAATGATGTAGATTTATCAAATATAAGCtctatatttataattagaatTAGATTTATCCAAGTCATGATCTCATACCGGCCAGCAAACCGAACTGTTTTCTTCGTGCCAACATAGATGGGATACAGCTGGGGTTTGGAAACATGAACACACAATAAATAAAAGGTCatttcagcaattatttaatTGAAAAAAGGAATCAAAATCCTCACTTTCAGGTTTGGGCTGAATATGGTAAAGTCCTGACTCCCTCCCTTAGTCTCTTCTGTTTCCTGTTTCTTTCTCCGTTAAAGTACAGTTTGCGTCCTACTTCAATCGGGCCTAGGAAAAGAAGTCCCAGCAAAAGTGTAATTTATCTCCCTATCGCTACAGTAACTTCTTCGAGCTCCAGCCGAGCTAGAGCCAGCCTACACCCGACGCCACCCCAATCCCGCGTCCGATTTAACCAAACCCGTGGAGATAATCTCAAAATAATTGAGGGTTTTTGTTCTATATCTCCTACTCTATCTTTCCTCTCGAGAAATTGAAGGAAAACCGCCGTCAGAACTAGTTAGGGATTTTATctgattttaatagttgaggaaGACCTATAACcgattttgtggttcagggataCCAATCGATCTCGACGTGTAGTTGAGGGAGGCAAATACAGTTCTTCCTTTATTAAACTCGTAAGCAGGATTCCTAGACATGGGCCTAATGGACAACTAACTATTTATGGGCTCGATCTCATGCTGTTTCTGCAAATAAGTCGGGcaggaaaggaataagttcatctgatgTCCCTTAACTTATTAACAAATCCGATCTTagtccttcaaccggaaaaccacaTACAAGGgatccctcaactgtcaaaaccggtgcaaaataAGTCCTAGgacggttttagctgacgtggcccctgtgtggctaatttgactcggttttCATTTGACGTGGCAATTCTGTGGCACATgaagcaaaatttaacaatttaaaaaataaaacaaaatacatgggcccacgtgtcagtagggatgcaagcggcCAACCCgcaaatatacttatatgttaaATAAAGAGTAATCTGCGGATTTTCGCGTCATGTCTCAGCTTGCGGTACTTGGGGGGATAGGTGGACTTTTTCTTTCCCCGAGTTGGTCTAAACAGAGAGGCTTATGGGCCCGCTATTTCGGAATAAGAACGTAACGCACGTGCGGCCCATGATCAGGTTGACACAGCCCAAACTCGTCGGCCCGATGCACACATTGGCTTAATGGGCTTCATGTAATGGGCTAGGCTTCCCTTGATACCCCGAAtgtcctttttaatttttacctCACGAGAGGACTGAGGACGAGGTGTCGCACCGCACGTGCTGCAGTCAACCCTGCATTTCATTCTCCGGGGGATATCTATTCGTTTCGTACAATACGTACGACGACCCATAAAAACAAGTACGTTAAATTGTTTTGATTATGGACAAACAGAACGCGCAATTCAaacacacaagtacacaactgCACTTTCTAATTTATTCGTGAAGCTCAAGCACATACATACAGGTGATAGGTAGGAGCAAAATCACAACGCGATAACCAAATACAGTAACAATAGATACTAGATCATATATATGCTGCGATTGTTAACCAAACCAAATCTGGAATTCTCACTCTACTTGGCGCCAAACTTGCCCTTGAGGTAGAGCGCGAACTCGTACACCTTCTCAGGATCAGTAAGCGTCTTGGCGACGCTGTCCCTCCCCTTGCATCGCTCCCCCCACGCCACCAGCCGCGGGCAGATCTCCGCCACGGCGAATCCCGCGAGCCTCTCGTAGGCGTGGAACCACGCCACGAACGGCACGAGCACGACGTCGAGGTAGCcgaacgcctcgccgccgaagTAGTCCccctccccgagctccgccTCCAGCGTCCCCAGCGCCTCCGCCATGTCCCTCTTGGCCTGCTCGtgcgcggcgtcgccggcccTGAGCTTCCAGAGGCGTGTCTGGCAGTCGAACAGCTTCTTGTCGACGTAGTCCGCCCAGAACCTGGCACGCGCGCGGGCGTATGGGTCGCTGGGGAGGAGACGCGGCGACTccttcttctccggctccggcggccaTGTCTCGTCGATGTACTCGAGGATGACGAGGGACTCGCAGACGgggcggccggcgtggaggaggacggggacCTTCTTGTGGACGGGGttggagcggaggaggaggtcgctcTTGTCGGCGAGGCTCTGCTCGCTGTACTCGTACTCCACGCCCTTCTCCGCCAGCGCGATCCGGCAACGCTGCCCGAACGGGCTCACCCAGAAGTCCAGGAGCACCACCTCGTCCGCCattgccggccgccggcgctgctAGCTGCTCGTCGGAGAAGAAGATTGGAAGAAGAAGCTGGTAGTAATGTGGATCAGTGAAGCTAGCTGCTTCTGCGTTTTGTGTGTGATTTGGAGGTTGTTCTGGTGAGCTTTTATAGGCGATGGAGATGTGTGTGGCTTGCGTCAGCAGTGACTGCTATGGCTCAGTTGATTATTCCAAAAGGAGGCTTCCTGGTTCATGGGTGTGGCCTATTTtggcatatacatatatgcactTGGATTTTGACAATACAAATGCATAACTAAAATTCGTCATATTTTTTGTTATGATGTTGTACTAGATGGTTTGAGGCAATACAAAATGTACATACACATATGTGTGCTTCCAAAATTGTTTTACACCAACGATAATAGCTAGAATTTAACTCCTGATGAAGTGATTATTACCTAGATGCAATGGTGGGAAAAATATTTATTGCAAACTTTAAAACtatcatagaaaaaataaaaatttaagatttaTCTACGTCACTATAAGGTACATGAATAAATCTCAgatgatttttcttaaaaaaatatatatactatagttTTTAAATTCGCGCTATGATttacattatatatttttctgccTACTCTCTATTCctagtaaaagataagtaagtCATGTATTAGTTTTTTACCTGCTAGGAGAAAATTTACATACAGATTGTTTCTTGCTGTGATATTGCGTCCGCTAATACAGAGTAGGCCGGTGCTTCCTTAattttctttgttcttttcGACAAGGATATGATATGCTTCATCAAACGTGTACACACGAGTACCAAACGCACTCACCCAGTCTCTCCGGCAGTAAAGAATTTTAGTACTTAATTTTGGTGTGTGCTTGCAGTTCCAGATTGTTCTCTCATCCTTgaccgcagcggcggcgtcacGGCCTGCGTCACGGTCTGAATTCCCTGCTTGCAATTCGTGGATGTTTTGTTGTGTGATCTGTTGATCTGTTCTGCTAGCTGTTGCCTCCTCCTACCTGCTCCTGTTTTTTACTAAAGCACGTGTACATCTAAATTGGATCTCAAATCAGTACTCTAAAATGGATCAAGAACGCAAGATACCCCAATTACAGTGATAAAATGAGGATGACTTCTGAACTGAACCTCCTGGTATAGCATTCGAGGGCAAATAAGAGTCAAGTAATGTGACCAAAGCTACAATGGCTCACAAGCAGGggaaaatttttcttttcttaaggTTGCGGTAG comes from the Oryza glaberrima chromosome 9, OglaRS2, whole genome shotgun sequence genome and includes:
- the LOC127785051 gene encoding probable glutathione S-transferase GSTU1, whose amino-acid sequence is MADEVVLLDFWVSPFGQRCRIALAEKGVEYEYSEQSLADKSDLLLRSNPVHKKVPVLLHAGRPVCESLVILEYIDETWPPEPEKKESPRLLPSDPYARARARFWADYVDKKLFDCQTRLWKLRAGDAAHEQAKRDMAEALGTLEAELGEGDYFGGEAFGYLDVVLVPFVAWFHAYERLAGFAVAEICPRLVAWGERCKGRDSVAKTLTDPEKVYEFALYLKGKFGAK